In the genome of Phlebotomus papatasi isolate M1 chromosome 2, Ppap_2.1, whole genome shotgun sequence, one region contains:
- the LOC129802228 gene encoding probable small nuclear ribonucleoprotein E, with protein sequence MSFKGNAKVQKVMVQPINLIFRYLQNRSRVQVWLFENVNTRLEGHIVGFDEYMNLVLDDSEEVNIKTKNRRQLGRIMLKGDNITLIQNVNPGSGMQM encoded by the coding sequence ATGTCTTTTAAGGGCAATGCCAAGGTGCAGAAGGTGATGGTGCAGCCCATCAACCTGATTTTCCGCTACCTGCAGAACAGATCGAGGGTTCAAGTGTGGCTGTTTGAGAATGTAAACACCCGGCTGGAGGGGCACATTGTGGGCTTCGATGAGTACATGAATCTCGTCCTGGATGACTCGGAGGAGGTCAATATCAAGACCAAGAACCGCAGACAACTCGGAAGGATAATGCTGAAAGGGGACAACATCACGCTAATCCAGAATGTCAATCCGGGCTCTGGGATGCAAATGTGA